The window ATCGGTCGAGTCAAGTCTGGCCCCAAGGCAGGACGGGCCCAAGGCAGGACGGGCCCAAGGCAGTGAGACAACCATGAGAATCGGCGAAGTCTCGCGGCGCACCGGCGTCCCAGCCAGGATGCTCCGCTACTACGAGGAACAGGGGCTGCTGAGCCCGGAGCGGGCCGGCAACGGATACCGCGCCTACTCCGAGTCGACGGTCGAACGTGTCAGGCAGATCCGCGGCCTGCTCGACTGCGGCCTGACGACCGAGATCATCCGCATCATCCTGCCGTGCCTGGACGGACCCGACCACATCTACCTGCTGCCGGAGAACCTCAGCCCACGGACCGCCGAACTCCTCCGCGACGAGATCGCCCGCATCCAGCAGCGGATCGACTGCCTGACGCGCAACCGCGACGCCGTCCTCGCCTATCTGGCGGCCGCGCAGTCGGGCATCGCGCCGTGCGCTGGAAGCCGGCGCACGGCCGAGCGGTCCCCCGAGCCCGATCGACCCGCTCAGGACTGCCGCGAGAGCTGAGGTCCTGGCCGTCCGCGAGGACGGCGACCCAGTTGAGTGCGCTGACAGCAGCATCCAGCGCGGCCCCATGAGCAGCCCGGTGAGCCATCGGGGCAGCCGCACGGTGCGGCGTGGCAGGGGCGCGTCACCTCGCCGAGGCGTCCGCCGGGTACCAGCGAAGCTCGACGGTGTTGCCGTCGGGATCGCGGATGTAGAGCGAAACCGCCTCACCGCGCGCACCGAAGCGGGTGTCCGGGCCGTCCACGACCGTGACGATGCCCGCGTCGATGACCTCCTGCCAGTCGAGCGGATCCACGACGAGGCAGAAATGATCCACATTTGCCGAGCCGCGTGGCATCGCGACCAGGTCGATGAT of the Pseudofrankia saprophytica genome contains:
- a CDS encoding MerR family transcriptional regulator, with the translated sequence MRIGEVSRRTGVPARMLRYYEEQGLLSPERAGNGYRAYSESTVERVRQIRGLLDCGLTTEIIRIILPCLDGPDHIYLLPENLSPRTAELLRDEIARIQQRIDCLTRNRDAVLAYLAAAQSGIAPCAGSRRTAERSPEPDRPAQDCRES
- a CDS encoding VOC family protein, which codes for MRVTGFDHLVLNVGDVERSLAFYCGVLGLEPVRVEQWRAGEAPFPSVRVSGETIIDLVAMPRGSANVDHFCLVVDPLDWQEVIDAGIVTVVDGPDTRFGARGEAVSLYIRDPDGNTVELRWYPADASAR